A stretch of Acipenser ruthenus chromosome 1, fAciRut3.2 maternal haplotype, whole genome shotgun sequence DNA encodes these proteins:
- the lias gene encoding lipoyl synthase, mitochondrial isoform X2 gives MSLFKHAQFASRHPGIRLWWKSKELDFVTGPVCTSLFNTVRASSSLPDKKKELLDGGPDLQDFISGDLSDKNRWEEYKGNLKRQKGERLRLPPWLKTAIPIGKNYNKLKNTLRNLNLHTVCEEARCPNIGECWGGGEYATATATIMLMGDTCTRGCRFCSVKTARKPPPLDPNEPHNTAKAITEWGLDYVVLTSVDRDDISDGGAEHIAKTVTYLKEMSQKILVECLTPDFRGDLNAVERIALSGLDVYAHNVETVRELQRHVRDPRANFDQSLSVLKHAKKVKPSLLSKTSIMLGLGETDAQVYATMKEVREAAVDCLTLGQYMQPTKRHLKVDEYVSPEKFQHWENVGKELGFLYTASGPLVRSSYKAEYSHI, from the exons GTCTGTACAAGCCTTTTTAATACAGTCAGGGCTTCCAGTTCATTGCCAGACAAGAAGAAGGAGCTGCTGGACGGTGGACCCGATCTCCAGGATTTTATATCAGGCGATCTGTCTGACAAAAACAGATGGGAAGAGTACAAGGGGAACCTCAAACGACAGAAAGGAGAGAG gcTAAGACTCCCTCCTTGGCTGAAGACTGCGATTCCAATAGGGAAAAATTACAATAAACTGAAGAACACATTGCGGAATTTAAACCTGCACACA GTGTGTGAAGAGGCAAGGTGCCCAAACATTGGAGAGTGTTGGGGAGGGGGAGAGTATGCCACAGCTACAGCAACTATCATG TTGATGGGAGACACCTGCACAAGAGGCTGCAGATTTTGCTCAGTGAAAACCGCAAGAAAGCCTCCCCCACTGGACCCCAACGAGCCACACAACACAGCGAAGGCCATCACTGAGTGGGGCCTGGACTATGTGGTGTTGACCTCCGTGGACAGAGACG atattTCTGATGGAGGTGCAGAACATATTGCAAAAACAGTAACTTATCTGAAAGAAAT GAGTCAGAAAATCCTGGTGGAGTGCCTAACCCCTGATTTCAGAGGTGACTTAAACGCTGTGGAGAGAATTGCTTTGTCCGGATTAGATGTTTATGCCCACAATGTAGAGACTGTCAGAGAGTTACAGAG gcATGTCCGTGACCCGCGAGCAAATTTTGACCAATCCCTTAGTGTCCTGAAGCATGCCAAGAAAGTAAAGCCTTCTCTGTTATCCAAAACATCCATAATGCTGGGTCTTGGAGAGACAGACGCACAGGTGTATGCAACAATGAAAG AAGTAAGAGAGGCTGCCGTTGATTGCCTGACTTTAGGACAGTACATGCAACCTACAAAACGACATCTAAAG GTGGATGAGTATGTTAGCCCTGAAAAGTTTCAGCACTGGGAGAATGTGGGAAAAGAGCTGGGATTTCTGTACACTGCAAGCGGACCACTAGTGCGCTCTTCATACAAAGCAG AATATTCACATATTTAG
- the lias gene encoding lipoyl synthase, mitochondrial isoform X1 — protein sequence MSLFKHAQFASRHPGIRLWWKSKELDFVTGPVCTSLFNTVRASSSLPDKKKELLDGGPDLQDFISGDLSDKNRWEEYKGNLKRQKGERLRLPPWLKTAIPIGKNYNKLKNTLRNLNLHTVCEEARCPNIGECWGGGEYATATATIMLMGDTCTRGCRFCSVKTARKPPPLDPNEPHNTAKAITEWGLDYVVLTSVDRDDISDGGAEHIAKTVTYLKEMSQKILVECLTPDFRGDLNAVERIALSGLDVYAHNVETVRELQRHVRDPRANFDQSLSVLKHAKKVKPSLLSKTSIMLGLGETDAQVYATMKEVREAAVDCLTLGQYMQPTKRHLKVDEYVSPEKFQHWENVGKELGFLYTASGPLVRSSYKAGEFFLKNLIEKRKLETQ from the exons GTCTGTACAAGCCTTTTTAATACAGTCAGGGCTTCCAGTTCATTGCCAGACAAGAAGAAGGAGCTGCTGGACGGTGGACCCGATCTCCAGGATTTTATATCAGGCGATCTGTCTGACAAAAACAGATGGGAAGAGTACAAGGGGAACCTCAAACGACAGAAAGGAGAGAG gcTAAGACTCCCTCCTTGGCTGAAGACTGCGATTCCAATAGGGAAAAATTACAATAAACTGAAGAACACATTGCGGAATTTAAACCTGCACACA GTGTGTGAAGAGGCAAGGTGCCCAAACATTGGAGAGTGTTGGGGAGGGGGAGAGTATGCCACAGCTACAGCAACTATCATG TTGATGGGAGACACCTGCACAAGAGGCTGCAGATTTTGCTCAGTGAAAACCGCAAGAAAGCCTCCCCCACTGGACCCCAACGAGCCACACAACACAGCGAAGGCCATCACTGAGTGGGGCCTGGACTATGTGGTGTTGACCTCCGTGGACAGAGACG atattTCTGATGGAGGTGCAGAACATATTGCAAAAACAGTAACTTATCTGAAAGAAAT GAGTCAGAAAATCCTGGTGGAGTGCCTAACCCCTGATTTCAGAGGTGACTTAAACGCTGTGGAGAGAATTGCTTTGTCCGGATTAGATGTTTATGCCCACAATGTAGAGACTGTCAGAGAGTTACAGAG gcATGTCCGTGACCCGCGAGCAAATTTTGACCAATCCCTTAGTGTCCTGAAGCATGCCAAGAAAGTAAAGCCTTCTCTGTTATCCAAAACATCCATAATGCTGGGTCTTGGAGAGACAGACGCACAGGTGTATGCAACAATGAAAG AAGTAAGAGAGGCTGCCGTTGATTGCCTGACTTTAGGACAGTACATGCAACCTACAAAACGACATCTAAAG GTGGATGAGTATGTTAGCCCTGAAAAGTTTCAGCACTGGGAGAATGTGGGAAAAGAGCTGGGATTTCTGTACACTGCAAGCGGACCACTAGTGCGCTCTTCATACAAAGCAG GTGAATTCTTCTTGAAGAACCTCATTGAGAAAAGAAAATTAGAAACCCAATAA